ACGGTGATCCGAATGCCCCAGAAGATGATGCGCCAATAATCCGGCTCAAAGATGGAAAAGGCGCTCCCCGGCAATCCCCAACGAGCGACGGCGGGAAAACCGGACATGCTGCCGATCAGGACAAGCCGGCGCGTGCGCTCAGGACGCTCGATGGCGTAAGCCAGGGCAGCAAGCCCCCCCATGCTGTGTCCGACCACATCTACCGGCACTTGAATTCCCAGGTGATCGAGCGCCTCATCGGCCGAGTGGATCATTTCGTTCATATTTCCGGCCGGTTCTCTGGTCGAACGATAGGCGCCGGGAACGTCGAACGTGATGACCTTTCGATTCATGCTGCAGAGGATATCGCCGAGAGGTCCCTGGATCATCGGTTCTGTGGTATGAGCATGGGGATACGGGAAAAGTAGCACTGGCTCGCCGCAGCCGGTAGAGTAGACGGCAAGGCCATCGTTCACTGAAATCGGCTCAACAAACGGGCGATCTCCGCCATATTCAGTCTCTTCGAAGTGCCGGATATATCGTGGTTTGCGATGCAGTTTCAGGATGAGGATGAGCAACGAAAGGGTTCCAAAAACAAGTGGCCCAACACGGCAAACTATCCTTTTCACACGCATCATTCTCTCTCGTGCGGCTATCGATGCTCAGAGAAACGATTGTATCCGTCAAGAATGGATTCCGCCCATATTTCAGCGCGTTCGATCTCGCCATCGTAGAGCGGGCCTTCACGATCGACCACCAGGAATGTCTCAGGTGGGAGAATCGGCTTGCCGCCCATTTTGCGCATTTTGCGGTTCAACTTCTTTGCGGCGGTGAATTTGTTGAGGAACCACCCCATTTTGTACGAAGTGTCGAAAGCGGCAACTGGAACATCCTTGAGAATGCGTTTTGGCAACGAGTCAAAAACAGGTCGCACAGCTTCGGGCAGGTTCATCTTG
This genomic window from Chloroflexota bacterium contains:
- a CDS encoding alpha/beta hydrolase; translated protein: MLILILKLHRKPRYIRHFEETEYGGDRPFVEPISVNDGLAVYSTGCGEPVLLFPYPHAHTTEPMIQGPLGDILCSMNRKVITFDVPGAYRSTREPAGNMNEMIHSADEALDHLGIQVPVDVVGHSMGGLAALAYAIERPERTRRLVLIGSMSGFPAVARWGLPGSAFSIFEPDYWRIIFWGIRITVGKGDLASHKRLQNLMERACYHDKSFFTPLEIDADDEKKGIPIRMIWSKNMFKRLTYADRLAEVQAPALILVGRYDPEAPVPCSQELRQGITDASLVIFEQSGHFPFIEESALFVEKVHDFLNSELEAQLSRTQ
- a CDS encoding flavodoxin family protein, which translates into the protein MKMRRNLPMNTIVIYFSRFGHTKLVAETIAETMQANGSVRVIGADQLTNADLEGAELVVMGTPTHKMNLPEAVRPVFDSLPKRILKDVPVAAFDTSYKMGWFLNKFTAAKKLNRKMRKMGGKPILPPETFLVVDREGPLYDGEIERAEIWAESILDGYNRFSEHR